A region from the Sphingomonas sp. S2-65 genome encodes:
- a CDS encoding cupin-like domain-containing protein, with protein sequence MSQNLPAAVTERSAADGETFAREVVNTYEPVILRGQVRHWAAVRAGARGDRAMAEYLAGFGGGRPLEVMIGAPEIAGRFFYNGDLTGFNFHRQQVPLGQLLGELLRYAEDGVAAPHALYANAATAPEHLPGWDADNALNLPTGDAPARLWIGNGTRVATHYDQSNNVACVVHGRRRFTLFPPEQIANLYIGPLDQTLAGPPSSMVDPDTPDLARYPRFEEAMAHAQVAELEPGDAIFIPAIWWHHVRAFDRLNVLVNYWWNAEATASPFGALIHALMSIRDLAEPEKAAWRSWFDHYVFGPDASQAGAHLPEPARGILAAGSPARTERLRAFLIRMLGGRG encoded by the coding sequence ATGTCCCAGAACCTTCCCGCCGCCGTCACCGAACGATCCGCAGCCGATGGCGAGACGTTCGCGCGCGAAGTGGTGAACACGTACGAGCCGGTTATCCTGCGTGGGCAGGTTCGGCACTGGGCGGCGGTCCGTGCCGGTGCGCGGGGCGACCGGGCGATGGCCGAATATCTGGCTGGCTTCGGCGGTGGGCGGCCATTGGAGGTCATGATCGGCGCGCCCGAGATCGCCGGGCGGTTCTTTTACAATGGCGACCTGACCGGGTTCAACTTTCATCGCCAGCAAGTGCCGCTGGGGCAGTTATTGGGCGAGCTCCTGAGGTATGCCGAAGACGGTGTGGCTGCGCCGCATGCGCTCTACGCCAATGCCGCGACGGCGCCTGAACATCTGCCGGGGTGGGATGCGGATAACGCCCTGAACTTGCCGACGGGTGACGCCCCGGCGCGGCTGTGGATCGGCAACGGGACGCGGGTGGCGACCCATTACGACCAGTCGAACAATGTCGCCTGCGTCGTCCATGGGCGGCGCCGCTTCACGCTGTTTCCGCCCGAACAGATCGCCAACCTCTACATCGGTCCGCTCGACCAGACGCTTGCGGGGCCACCGTCGAGCATGGTCGATCCCGACACACCCGATCTGGCGCGCTACCCCCGCTTCGAGGAGGCGATGGCACATGCGCAGGTTGCCGAGCTGGAGCCGGGCGACGCTATCTTCATCCCGGCGATCTGGTGGCATCATGTCCGCGCGTTCGACCGGTTGAACGTGCTGGTGAACTATTGGTGGAACGCGGAAGCGACGGCATCGCCGTTCGGGGCACTGATCCACGCGTTGATGAGCATCCGCGACTTGGCCGAGCCGGAAAAGGCGGCGTGGCGATCCTGGTTCGACCATTATGTGTTCGGGCCGGACGCGAGCCAGGCGGGCGCGCATCTGCCAGAGCCCGCGCGCGGCATCCTGGCGGCGGGAAGCCCGGCGCGGACCGAGCGGTTGCGCGCCTTCCTCATCAGGATGCTGGGCGGGCGGGGTTAA
- a CDS encoding cupin-like domain-containing protein translates to MTYPPLPEIDRIDRRTFEEEVRPAARPMVLRGLGRDWPAVTAAQDSAERGIAYLKRFSHSQPVSAILGEPEIGGRFFYTPDLKALNFVRGQSPLDPFLDRLLRDRDHARPYAMAVQSVPLPQLLPGFTDENATSLLPTSVIPRMWLGNAIRVATHYDLMENIGVVVMGRRRFTLFPPDQIANLYMGPLELTPAGTPISLVDPDAPNLDRFPRFAEAAKLGRSATLEPGDAIYIPFHWWHAVESLEPVNAFVNYWWNPAPAGMGNPYDALLHALVTIGSLPDDQRQVYRTLFDYLVFRRDGDPAEHLPDDVKGILGPPDVVTAARMRATLLDSFSRA, encoded by the coding sequence ATGACCTATCCGCCCCTTCCCGAGATCGATCGTATCGACCGCCGTACCTTCGAGGAGGAAGTGCGTCCGGCCGCGCGCCCAATGGTCTTGCGCGGGCTCGGCCGCGACTGGCCGGCGGTAACGGCGGCGCAGGACTCTGCCGAGCGTGGCATCGCCTATCTCAAGCGCTTCAGCCACTCGCAGCCGGTCTCCGCGATCCTGGGCGAGCCGGAGATCGGCGGGCGCTTCTTCTACACCCCCGATCTGAAGGCGCTGAACTTCGTCCGCGGCCAGAGCCCGCTCGATCCGTTTCTCGATCGCCTGCTGCGCGACCGCGATCATGCCCGGCCCTATGCGATGGCGGTCCAATCGGTGCCGCTGCCGCAACTCCTGCCCGGCTTCACCGACGAGAACGCGACGAGCCTGCTGCCAACCTCGGTGATCCCGCGCATGTGGCTCGGCAACGCGATCCGCGTCGCCACGCATTATGACCTGATGGAGAATATCGGTGTAGTGGTGATGGGCCGCCGCCGCTTCACGCTGTTCCCGCCCGATCAAATCGCGAACCTCTATATGGGCCCGCTGGAGCTGACCCCCGCGGGAACCCCGATCAGCCTGGTCGACCCCGACGCCCCCAATCTCGACCGCTTCCCGCGCTTCGCCGAAGCCGCAAAGCTGGGCCGGTCCGCTACCCTTGAGCCTGGTGACGCGATCTACATCCCCTTCCACTGGTGGCACGCGGTGGAGTCGCTCGAACCGGTCAACGCCTTCGTCAATTATTGGTGGAACCCCGCGCCCGCCGGGATGGGCAATCCCTATGACGCGCTGCTCCACGCGCTGGTGACCATCGGATCGCTTCCCGACGATCAGCGGCAGGTCTATCGCACGCTGTTCGACTATTTGGTCTTCCGCCGTGACGGCGATCCCGCCGAGCACTTGCCGGACGACGTGAAGGGCATTCTCGGCCCGCCCGACGTCGTCACCGCCGCGCGGATGCGAGCGACGCTGCTGGACAGCTTCTCGCGCGCATGA
- a CDS encoding tryptophan halogenase family protein has product MRTDAIRRVVIVGGGTAGWMTAAAITRVMGAMPGFSVELVESDEIGTIGVGEATIPQIVLFNKMLGIDEAEFVRETRATYKLGIEFVDWLRPGHRYVHPFGFYGLDMKGIEFHHFWLKGRTLGDQTPLDAYSLSIVGGLQGRFAHPRPDQPASPLSKLGYAFQFDAGLYARFLRRLAEGNGATRTEGRIVDVERDAETGHVAAVLLQSGKRVEGDLFLDCSGFRGLLIEGAMAAGFEDWTPWLPCDRAVAVPCEHGGDRQPLTRSTARGAGWQWRIPLQHRIGNGYVYSSAHLSDDEAAATLLANLDGKPLADPRPLRFTAGHRRRAWVGNVVALGLAGGFLEPLESTSIHLVQSAIARLLTYWPTRRFDQLEIDRFNAAHVSDYLEIRDFLVLHYKATERADTPFWDYCRTLEPPPGLADKLAIFGANGRIFREGNELFTETSWLSVMVGQGIEAGGYHPAADLLSDDETLSRLQHIRQVVADTASIMPLQDDYLGQIGCAPAPLAAAS; this is encoded by the coding sequence GTGAGGACCGACGCGATCCGCCGCGTCGTGATCGTCGGCGGCGGCACCGCAGGCTGGATGACGGCCGCGGCGATCACTCGCGTCATGGGCGCGATGCCCGGCTTCTCGGTCGAGCTCGTCGAGTCCGATGAGATCGGCACGATCGGCGTCGGCGAAGCGACGATCCCGCAGATCGTCCTGTTCAACAAGATGCTGGGCATTGATGAGGCCGAGTTCGTCCGCGAAACCCGCGCGACCTACAAGCTAGGCATCGAGTTCGTCGATTGGCTGCGCCCCGGCCACCGCTACGTCCACCCCTTCGGCTTCTATGGCCTCGACATGAAGGGTATCGAGTTCCACCATTTCTGGCTGAAGGGCCGCACGCTGGGCGACCAAACCCCGCTCGACGCCTATTCGCTCAGCATCGTCGGCGGCCTTCAGGGGCGCTTCGCCCATCCCCGCCCCGACCAGCCCGCCTCACCGCTGTCCAAGCTGGGCTATGCCTTCCAGTTCGACGCCGGTCTCTACGCCCGCTTCCTGCGCCGGCTGGCCGAGGGCAATGGCGCAACCCGCACCGAGGGCCGCATCGTCGATGTCGAGCGCGACGCGGAGACCGGCCATGTCGCGGCGGTGCTGCTCCAGTCGGGCAAGCGCGTCGAAGGCGACCTGTTCCTCGACTGCTCGGGCTTTCGTGGGCTGCTGATCGAGGGTGCGATGGCAGCCGGGTTCGAGGATTGGACGCCATGGCTTCCGTGCGACCGCGCGGTAGCGGTGCCGTGCGAGCATGGCGGCGACCGCCAGCCGCTCACCCGCTCCACTGCGCGCGGCGCCGGCTGGCAGTGGCGGATTCCGCTCCAGCACCGCATCGGCAACGGCTATGTCTATTCGTCCGCGCATCTCTCCGACGACGAAGCAGCCGCCACCCTGCTCGCGAACCTCGACGGCAAACCCCTCGCCGATCCGCGGCCGCTACGCTTCACCGCCGGGCATCGCCGCCGTGCCTGGGTCGGCAACGTCGTCGCGCTCGGGCTCGCGGGCGGCTTTCTCGAGCCGCTCGAATCGACCAGCATCCACTTGGTCCAGTCGGCGATCGCCCGGCTGCTCACTTATTGGCCGACGCGCCGCTTCGACCAGCTGGAAATCGACCGGTTCAACGCCGCGCATGTCTCCGATTACCTCGAGATCCGCGACTTCCTCGTGCTGCACTACAAGGCGACCGAGCGCGCCGACACGCCGTTCTGGGACTATTGCCGCACGCTGGAGCCGCCACCCGGCCTCGCCGACAAGCTTGCCATCTTCGGCGCCAACGGCCGCATCTTCCGCGAAGGCAACGAGCTGTTCACCGAGACCAGTTGGCTCTCGGTGATGGTCGGCCAGGGGATCGAGGCGGGCGGCTATCACCCGGCGGCCGACCTGCTCTCGGACGACGAGACGCTGTCGCGGCTCCAGCATATCCGCCAGGTCGTCGCCGATACCGCGTCGATCATGCCGCTTCAGGACGACTATCTCGGCCAGATCGGCTGCGCTCCGGCACCGCTCGCGGCCGCATCATGA
- a CDS encoding tryptophan halogenase family protein, which yields MNEHTIRNVVIVGGGTAGWMAAAAFSRFLDNGVTRITLVESEEIGTVGVGEATIPPLLTFNRMLGINENDFIRETGGTYKLGIEFDGWGDVGERYFHPFGAHGHDLGGVHFHQLYLRERKRRVMQDISAWSMSAVAAQSGKFARPAEGAQSAVKDLLYAFHFDAGLYARFLRRYAEAGGVQRIEGRIVDVALRPEDGHVAAVKLEDGRAVEGELFIDCSGFRGLLIEEALATGYEDWRHWLPCDRAVAVPSRYSGDPDPFTRATARGAGWQWRIPLQQRMGNGLVYCSDFLTAEAAERELLDNLEGEPLAEPRHLSFVTGRRKLGWNRNVVALGLSSGFVEPLESTSIHLVQSGIAKLIALFPDQRFNPVERDEYNRQMRDLYEDVRDFVILHYKATRRSDTPFWDRCRNMAVPDTLQRKIDLFRAKGRVFREAAELFATTSWVAVCLGQHIVPEEHEPAADALDEDKVADALEQMRQGYLQVAAQLPSHADFLRHTGATLANPPAASAPAAAPAQGEPTFSFASESPFNFSANPL from the coding sequence ATGAACGAACATACGATCCGCAACGTCGTCATCGTCGGCGGCGGCACCGCCGGCTGGATGGCGGCTGCGGCATTCTCGCGCTTCCTCGACAACGGCGTCACGCGAATCACCCTGGTCGAATCGGAAGAGATCGGCACCGTCGGCGTCGGCGAAGCGACGATCCCCCCGCTCCTCACCTTCAACCGCATGCTCGGCATCAACGAGAACGACTTCATTCGTGAAACCGGCGGCACCTACAAATTGGGGATCGAGTTCGACGGCTGGGGCGACGTCGGCGAGCGCTATTTTCATCCCTTCGGCGCGCACGGCCATGATCTCGGCGGGGTCCATTTCCACCAGCTCTATTTGCGCGAACGCAAGCGCCGGGTGATGCAGGACATCTCCGCCTGGTCGATGAGCGCGGTCGCGGCGCAATCCGGCAAATTCGCCCGCCCCGCCGAAGGCGCGCAGTCGGCGGTGAAGGACCTGCTCTACGCGTTCCACTTCGACGCCGGCCTCTATGCCCGCTTCCTGCGCCGCTACGCCGAGGCCGGCGGCGTGCAGCGGATCGAGGGCAGGATCGTCGACGTGGCGCTGCGCCCCGAGGATGGCCATGTCGCCGCGGTGAAGCTGGAGGACGGCCGCGCCGTCGAGGGCGAGTTGTTCATCGATTGCTCGGGCTTTCGCGGCCTGCTGATCGAGGAAGCGCTCGCCACCGGCTATGAGGATTGGCGCCACTGGCTTCCCTGCGACCGCGCCGTCGCGGTGCCCAGCCGCTATTCGGGGGACCCCGACCCATTCACCCGCGCCACCGCGCGCGGCGCCGGCTGGCAGTGGCGCATCCCCTTGCAGCAGCGGATGGGCAACGGTCTCGTCTATTGCAGCGACTTCCTGACCGCCGAGGCGGCGGAACGCGAACTGCTCGACAATCTGGAGGGCGAGCCTCTCGCCGAGCCTCGCCACCTGTCCTTCGTGACCGGCCGCCGCAAGCTAGGCTGGAACCGCAACGTCGTCGCGCTGGGGCTCTCCTCGGGCTTTGTCGAACCGCTCGAATCGACTTCGATCCACCTCGTCCAGTCGGGCATCGCCAAGCTGATCGCGCTGTTCCCCGACCAGCGCTTCAATCCCGTAGAGCGGGACGAGTATAACCGTCAGATGCGCGACCTCTACGAAGACGTCCGCGATTTCGTGATCCTCCACTACAAGGCCACGCGCCGGTCCGACACGCCATTCTGGGATCGCTGCCGCAATATGGCCGTCCCCGACACCCTGCAGCGCAAGATCGACCTGTTCCGCGCCAAGGGGCGGGTGTTCCGCGAGGCCGCCGAGCTGTTCGCCACCACCAGCTGGGTTGCGGTCTGCCTGGGCCAACATATCGTGCCCGAGGAGCACGAACCCGCCGCCGACGCGCTCGACGAGGACAAGGTCGCCGACGCGCTGGAACAGATGCGTCAGGGCTATCTCCAGGTCGCCGCCCAGTTGCCGAGCCATGCCGACTTCCTGCGTCACACCGGCGCGACGCTCGCGAACCCGCCGGCGGCTTCCGCGCCCGCCGCGGCACCTGCGCAGGGAGAACCCACCTTCTCCTTTGCTTCCGAATCGCCCTTCAACTTCTCGGCCAATCCATTGTGA